One Halobacterium sp. DL1 DNA window includes the following coding sequences:
- a CDS encoding ATP phosphoribosyltransferase, producing the protein MRIAVPNKGRLHDPTLDLLDRAGIGVENGADRQLYADTVDPDITVLYARAADIPEYVADGAADLGITGLDQMRESGVDNVADLLDLGYGKCRLVLAAPEDGDITEPGQLDGKTVATEFPRVTRDYFEGLGVDPDIVEVTGATELTPHVEMADAIVDITSTGTTLRVNRLGIVDEVLQSSVRLFGREDVVDDPKVEQVVTALRSVLDAEGKRYLMLNAPEENLAAVEDVIPGLGGPTVLDVDEPGMVAVHAVVEERDVFEAVNDLKAEGASGILVTEIERLVE; encoded by the coding sequence ATGCGAATAGCCGTGCCCAACAAGGGCCGTCTCCACGACCCGACGCTCGACCTCCTCGACAGAGCCGGCATCGGCGTCGAGAACGGCGCGGACCGACAGCTGTACGCCGACACGGTCGACCCCGACATCACCGTGCTGTACGCGCGAGCGGCGGACATTCCCGAGTACGTCGCGGACGGCGCGGCCGACCTCGGCATCACGGGCCTCGACCAGATGCGGGAGTCCGGCGTCGACAACGTCGCAGACCTGCTGGACCTCGGCTACGGGAAATGTCGGCTGGTGCTCGCCGCGCCGGAGGACGGCGACATCACGGAACCCGGCCAGTTGGACGGGAAGACCGTCGCTACGGAGTTCCCGCGGGTGACGCGGGACTACTTCGAGGGGTTGGGCGTGGACCCGGACATCGTGGAGGTCACGGGCGCGACCGAACTCACGCCACACGTCGAGATGGCCGACGCCATCGTGGACATCACGTCGACGGGGACGACGCTGCGGGTGAACCGGCTCGGCATCGTCGACGAGGTGCTCCAGAGTTCGGTGCGGCTGTTCGGCCGCGAGGACGTCGTCGACGACCCGAAGGTCGAGCAGGTCGTGACGGCGCTGCGGTCGGTGCTCGACGCGGAGGGCAAGCGCTACCTGATGCTGAACGCCCCCGAGGAGAACCTCGCGGCCGTCGAGGACGTGATTCCGGGGCTCGGCGGCCCGACCGTGCTCGACGTCGACGAACCGGGGATGGTCGCGGTGCACGCGGTCGTCGAGGAGCGGGACGTCTTCGAGGCGGTCAACGACCTCAAGGCGGAGGGCGCCTCGGGCATCCTCGTGACGGAGATCGAGCGGCTCGTCGAGTAG
- a CDS encoding ribonuclease Z translates to MTLTVTFLGTSGAIPTTARNPSSVFVRREGDAFLFDAGEATQRQMMRYGTGFDVSDVFVTHVHGDHVLGLPGLVQTWDFNDRQEPLTIHVPRGVGRSVEQLVFAIGGDVGYPVSVEEVGPGEVAVDREEFQVRTFQTDHRTASVGYALVEDDRKGRFDRERAEELGVPVGPKFSHLHDGEAVELDDGTVVRPEQVVGDPRPGRTLVYTGDTRPHDAVVAAAEGADLLIHDATFADDAAERAAQTGHSTAGEAADIATRAGVAALALTHISSRYAGDAREIREDAEKVFDGEVFVAHDGLEYDVPYSDAD, encoded by the coding sequence ATGACTCTCACGGTGACGTTCCTCGGGACGAGCGGCGCCATCCCGACCACGGCGCGCAACCCGAGTTCGGTGTTCGTCCGGCGCGAGGGCGACGCCTTCCTCTTCGACGCGGGCGAGGCGACACAGCGCCAGATGATGCGCTACGGCACGGGATTCGACGTCTCCGACGTGTTCGTCACGCACGTCCACGGCGACCACGTCCTCGGTCTCCCGGGCCTCGTCCAGACGTGGGACTTCAACGACCGCCAGGAGCCCCTGACGATCCACGTGCCCCGCGGCGTCGGCCGGTCGGTCGAACAGTTAGTGTTCGCCATCGGCGGCGACGTCGGCTACCCCGTCTCCGTCGAGGAGGTGGGGCCGGGGGAGGTCGCGGTCGACCGCGAGGAGTTCCAGGTGCGCACGTTCCAGACCGACCACCGCACCGCGTCCGTCGGCTACGCGCTCGTCGAGGACGACCGGAAGGGGCGTTTCGACCGGGAGCGCGCGGAGGAACTCGGCGTCCCAGTCGGCCCGAAGTTCTCGCACCTCCACGACGGCGAGGCGGTCGAACTGGACGACGGGACGGTCGTCCGGCCCGAACAGGTCGTCGGCGACCCGCGGCCCGGCCGCACGCTCGTCTACACTGGTGACACGCGGCCCCACGACGCGGTGGTCGCCGCCGCGGAGGGCGCCGACCTCCTCATCCACGACGCGACGTTCGCCGACGACGCCGCCGAACGCGCCGCCCAGACCGGCCACTCGACCGCCGGCGAGGCCGCCGACATCGCCACCCGCGCCGGCGTCGCGGCGCTCGCTCTCACGCACATCTCCTCGCGGTACGCCGGCGACGCTCGGGAGATACGGGAAGACGCGGAGAAGGTGTTCGACGGCGAGGTGTTCGTCGCCCACGACGGCCTAGAGTACGACGTCCCGTACTCCGACGCAGACTGA
- a CDS encoding tryptophanyl-tRNA synthetase: MTDDSVTPYAVEGDVDYEKLLARFGADALADDQRERFPDHPLVRRGLFYAGRGVDDFLDAEVQSIVTGIGPSGPMHLGHAMVFYFAKRLQDELGARVYVPLSDDEKYWFKDQTPAETGDYLRENLRDLLAVGFDPDLTRFVVDTKDADVVYPLATAFGKDITHSTLESVYGTPENVGQGFYPAVQTAHLLLPQLVHGEHETLVPIAVDQDPHVRVSRDVAAKARYPVGKPGALLMQFLPSLGGPGKMSSSEGVAIRLTDDPDTVRQKIRKHAYTGGQSSVEAHREQGGDPEVDVPFQYMSAFFEPDDDELARVEREYRAGDLLSGELKELAADRIVEFLEGHQDRRDELDDVEAELPAYRLTENERGRARDAVGFGY, translated from the coding sequence ATGACAGACGACTCCGTCACGCCGTACGCCGTCGAGGGCGACGTCGACTACGAGAAACTGCTCGCCCGCTTCGGCGCGGACGCACTGGCTGACGACCAACGCGAACGATTCCCCGACCACCCACTGGTGCGCCGCGGCCTGTTCTACGCGGGCCGCGGTGTCGACGACTTCCTCGACGCCGAGGTGCAGTCCATCGTCACCGGCATCGGGCCGTCCGGCCCGATGCACCTCGGCCACGCGATGGTGTTCTACTTCGCGAAGCGCCTGCAGGACGAACTCGGCGCCCGCGTCTACGTCCCGCTCTCGGACGACGAGAAGTACTGGTTCAAGGACCAGACGCCCGCGGAGACGGGCGACTACCTCCGGGAGAACCTGCGGGACCTGCTCGCCGTCGGCTTCGACCCCGACCTGACGCGCTTCGTCGTGGACACGAAAGACGCCGACGTGGTCTACCCGCTGGCGACCGCGTTCGGGAAGGACATCACGCACTCGACGCTGGAGAGCGTCTACGGGACGCCCGAGAACGTCGGTCAAGGGTTCTACCCCGCGGTCCAGACGGCCCACCTGCTGCTCCCCCAGCTGGTCCACGGCGAGCACGAGACGCTCGTCCCCATCGCGGTGGACCAGGACCCCCACGTGCGGGTGAGCCGCGACGTCGCCGCGAAAGCCAGATACCCCGTCGGGAAGCCCGGCGCGCTGCTGATGCAGTTCCTCCCGTCGCTCGGCGGCCCCGGGAAGATGAGCAGTTCCGAGGGCGTCGCCATCAGGCTGACCGACGACCCCGACACCGTCCGGCAGAAGATACGCAAGCACGCCTACACGGGCGGGCAGTCCAGCGTCGAGGCCCACCGCGAGCAGGGCGGCGACCCCGAGGTTGACGTCCCCTTCCAGTACATGTCCGCGTTCTTCGAACCCGACGACGACGAACTCGCGCGCGTCGAGCGGGAGTACCGGGCGGGCGACCTGCTCTCGGGGGAACTGAAGGAACTCGCCGCCGACCGCATCGTCGAGTTCCTCGAGGGCCACCAGGACCGGCGCGACGAACTCGACGACGTCGAGGCGGAACTCCCGGCCTACCGCCTCACCGAGAACGAGCGCGGGCGCGCGAGGGACGCCGTCGGCTTCGGCTACTGA
- a CDS encoding transcription factor (TFIID; binds specifically to the TATA box and functions in transcription) codes for MTDPKETINVENVVASTGIGQELDLQSVAMDLEGADYDPEQFPGLVYRTQEPKSAALIFRSGKIVCTGAKSTDDVHESLRIVFDKLRDLSIKVEDEPEIVVQNIVTSADLGRQLNLNAIAIGLGLENIEYEPEQFPGLVYRLDEPEVVALLFGSGKLVITGGKKPEDAEHAVDKIVSRLEELGLLE; via the coding sequence ATGACCGACCCCAAGGAAACCATCAACGTTGAAAACGTGGTCGCCTCGACGGGCATCGGCCAGGAACTCGATCTCCAGAGTGTCGCGATGGACCTCGAGGGCGCCGATTACGACCCCGAGCAGTTCCCCGGCCTCGTCTACCGAACCCAGGAACCGAAGAGCGCCGCGCTCATCTTCCGCTCCGGGAAGATCGTCTGTACCGGCGCGAAGTCGACCGACGACGTCCACGAATCCCTGCGCATCGTCTTCGACAAGCTCCGCGACCTCTCCATCAAGGTCGAGGACGAACCCGAGATCGTCGTCCAGAACATCGTCACGAGCGCCGACCTCGGCCGCCAGCTCAACCTGAACGCCATCGCCATCGGCCTCGGCCTCGAGAACATCGAGTACGAGCCCGAGCAGTTCCCGGGACTGGTCTACCGCCTCGACGAACCCGAGGTCGTCGCGCTGCTGTTCGGCTCCGGGAAGCTCGTCATCACCGGCGGGAAGAAGCCCGAGGACGCCGAACACGCCGTCGACAAGATCGTCTCCCGGCTCGAAGAGCTCGGCCTCCTCGAGTAG
- a CDS encoding RNA methyltransferase, with amino-acid sequence MYVLELGGDDDAFAAAEAAAAATDVRVVAPAIAVASDVDCERFRGLAYAHRAGEQVATAAASVDAAADALRDADLDREGSVAVRARDVRGTAGVDTQRAERELGGVLVDRGFSVDLEDPDHELRALYSRDSAHLSWLATESVRDYGDRKPTDRPFFQPGSMDPLLARAVCNLARVDPGDRVLDPMCGTGGVLIEAGLLGAHPLGTDAQSKMVRGARQNLGHFLDDFDVARADATSLPLRDDSVAAAVFDAPYGRQSKIESHDLADLVGGALAEVRRVADRCVLVADRDWRDEAAEAGWTVESRFERRVHRSLTRYVLVLE; translated from the coding sequence GTGTACGTCCTCGAACTCGGCGGTGACGACGACGCGTTCGCCGCCGCCGAAGCCGCGGCTGCCGCCACCGACGTCCGCGTCGTCGCGCCCGCCATCGCCGTCGCCAGCGACGTGGACTGCGAGCGGTTCCGCGGCCTCGCGTACGCCCACCGCGCCGGCGAGCAGGTCGCCACGGCGGCAGCGAGCGTCGACGCCGCGGCTGACGCCCTCCGCGACGCCGACCTCGACCGCGAGGGCTCGGTCGCCGTCCGCGCCCGGGACGTCCGCGGCACCGCGGGCGTCGACACCCAGCGCGCCGAACGCGAACTCGGCGGCGTGCTCGTCGACCGCGGGTTCTCCGTCGACCTCGAGGACCCCGACCACGAACTGCGGGCGCTCTACTCTAGGGACTCTGCTCACCTCTCCTGGCTCGCCACCGAGTCGGTCCGCGACTACGGCGACCGCAAACCGACGGACCGCCCGTTCTTCCAGCCGGGGAGCATGGACCCGCTGCTCGCCCGCGCCGTCTGCAACCTCGCGCGCGTCGACCCGGGCGACCGCGTCCTCGACCCGATGTGCGGCACGGGTGGCGTGCTCATCGAAGCGGGCCTGCTCGGCGCGCACCCCCTGGGAACGGACGCCCAGTCGAAGATGGTCCGGGGCGCCCGCCAGAACCTCGGCCACTTCCTCGACGACTTCGACGTGGCGCGCGCCGACGCCACCAGCCTCCCGCTCCGGGACGACAGCGTCGCTGCTGCCGTCTTCGACGCGCCCTACGGCCGGCAGTCGAAGATAGAGAGCCACGACCTCGCGGACCTCGTCGGCGGCGCGCTCGCGGAGGTCCGCCGCGTCGCCGACCGCTGCGTGCTCGTCGCGGACCGCGACTGGCGCGACGAAGCAGCGGAGGCGGGGTGGACGGTCGAGTCGCGGTTCGAGCGCCGCGTCCACCGCTCGCTCACGCGGTACGTGTTAGTGTTGGAGTGA
- a CDS encoding tyrosyl-tRNA synthetase (catalyzes the formation of tyrosyl-tRNA(Tyr) from tyrosine and tRNA(Tyr)): protein MDTHELVTRNAAEVVTEEEVEALADDPEGKRAYVGYEPSGVLHLGHLLTANKLIDLQDAGIEVVVLLADVHAYLNDKGTFEEIRETAEQMKAQFLAYGLDEEQTEFVLGSDYQLDEDYELDLHALQVETSLKRAQRAMAEIQSGETAKVSHVVYPLMQALDIEYLDVDLAIGGLDQRKVHMLAREELPSLGYEKRPALHTPIIGDLTTGEGKMSSSEGVSISMEDSTEELAEKVNSAFCPPERDPEGDLVNPVLELFQYHVFPRFETVVVERPDEYGGDLSYDDYESLADDLESGELHPADAKGALADYLDELVAPGRQRLRELRD from the coding sequence ATGGACACCCACGAACTCGTCACTCGGAACGCGGCGGAGGTCGTGACCGAGGAGGAGGTCGAGGCGCTGGCCGACGACCCCGAGGGGAAGCGGGCGTACGTCGGCTACGAGCCCTCCGGCGTCCTCCACCTCGGCCACCTGCTCACCGCGAACAAGCTCATCGACCTGCAGGACGCCGGCATCGAGGTCGTCGTGCTGCTGGCGGACGTCCACGCCTACCTCAACGACAAGGGGACCTTCGAGGAGATCCGCGAGACGGCCGAGCAGATGAAGGCCCAGTTCCTCGCCTACGGCCTCGACGAGGAGCAGACGGAGTTCGTCCTCGGCAGCGACTACCAGCTCGACGAGGACTACGAACTCGACCTCCACGCCCTCCAGGTGGAGACGTCGCTGAAGCGCGCCCAGCGCGCGATGGCCGAGATACAGAGCGGCGAGACGGCGAAGGTGAGCCACGTCGTCTACCCGCTGATGCAGGCCCTCGACATCGAGTACCTCGACGTCGACCTCGCCATCGGCGGCCTCGACCAGCGGAAGGTCCACATGCTCGCCCGCGAGGAACTCCCGAGCCTCGGCTACGAGAAGCGGCCCGCGCTCCACACGCCAATCATCGGCGACCTCACGACGGGCGAGGGGAAGATGAGCTCCAGCGAGGGCGTCAGCATCTCCATGGAGGACTCCACCGAGGAGCTCGCCGAGAAGGTGAACTCGGCGTTCTGCCCGCCCGAGCGCGACCCGGAGGGCGACCTCGTCAACCCCGTGCTCGAACTGTTCCAGTACCACGTCTTCCCGCGCTTCGAGACGGTCGTCGTCGAGCGCCCCGACGAGTACGGCGGGGACCTCTCCTACGACGACTACGAGTCGCTCGCCGACGACCTGGAGTCCGGCGAACTCCACCCCGCGGACGCGAAGGGCGCGCTCGCCGACTACCTCGACGAACTCGTCGCGCCGGGCCGCCAGCGCCTCCGTGAACTCCGCGACTGA
- a CDS encoding ArsR family transcriptional regulator, with protein sequence MSAPDFEATADAFGMLADPVRVEILATLWRLESAPVPYSELRDEVGLRDSGRFNYHLTKLTGQFVEKADDGYRLRPSGMVVLNAIYAGSYVDAPVRDGLDVGGHCPTCGDALVGEYDAGMFRVHCEDCEDQLFMLSFPPRGVTRRDDDELLEAISIYTRAHTRRSNSGLCPFCGGSMAMWLDVDADSDLPMSALVYSDCANCGAENRSSVGFSVLEHPAVAGFLHDQGVPPDAPPWRFDWCLSDEALTVASSDPPRVHLDVTVDDDGETLRVTVGEDGRVAETERVDAD encoded by the coding sequence ATGTCCGCGCCGGACTTCGAGGCGACGGCGGACGCGTTCGGTATGCTCGCCGACCCCGTCCGCGTCGAGATACTGGCGACGCTGTGGCGCCTGGAGTCCGCCCCGGTGCCGTACTCCGAACTCCGGGACGAAGTCGGCCTGCGGGACTCGGGCCGGTTCAACTACCACCTCACGAAGCTCACTGGCCAGTTCGTCGAGAAGGCCGACGACGGCTACCGCCTCCGTCCCTCGGGGATGGTGGTGTTGAACGCCATCTACGCCGGGTCGTACGTCGACGCGCCGGTCCGCGACGGCCTGGACGTCGGCGGCCACTGTCCGACCTGCGGGGACGCGCTCGTCGGCGAGTACGACGCCGGGATGTTCCGCGTCCACTGCGAGGACTGCGAGGACCAGTTGTTCATGCTGTCGTTCCCACCCCGGGGGGTCACGCGCCGCGACGACGACGAACTGCTAGAGGCCATCTCCATCTACACGAGGGCCCACACCCGTCGCTCGAACAGCGGGCTCTGCCCGTTCTGTGGCGGGTCGATGGCGATGTGGCTGGACGTGGACGCGGACAGCGACCTCCCGATGTCCGCGCTCGTCTACTCGGACTGCGCGAACTGCGGGGCCGAGAACCGTTCGAGCGTCGGGTTCTCCGTCCTCGAACACCCCGCAGTCGCCGGCTTCCTCCACGACCAGGGCGTCCCGCCGGACGCGCCACCGTGGCGCTTCGACTGGTGTCTCAGTGACGAAGCGCTGACCGTCGCGTCCAGCGACCCACCCCGTGTCCACCTCGACGTCACGGTGGACGACGACGGCGAGACGCTCCGGGTTACCGTGGGCGAGGACGGGCGCGTGGCCGAGACGGAGCGCGTCGACGCCGACTGA
- a CDS encoding S-adenosylhomocysteine deaminase, with protein MTTLRVAGGRVLQPDFSVAEGDVLVDQDAGEILDVGVVAEGDEQLDAEGCLVMPGLVNAHCHAAMTLLRGYADDKPLGAWLQEDIWPAEAELGAEDVRAGTELALVEMLKSGTTAFADMYFHVPEVAAAVETAGVRARLGHGAVTVGKDEGDAVADNEESVEVAREFDGAADGRIRTAYMPHSLTTVGEEYLREFVGQAREAGVPVHFHANETTDEVDPIVDERGVRPLEYADDVGLLEPEDFLAHGVHTDADEIELLAERGASVVHCPASNMKLASGMAPVQAMRDAGVTVALGTDGAASNNDLDLFDELRDAAMLGKLATGDAAAVPAEAAVEMATAGGARALGFDSGRIEAGANADLAVVDFSAPHLTPVHDYVSHLAYAATGSDVRHTVCDGEVLLRDREVLPLDEAAVRERAAARAATVAERA; from the coding sequence ATGACCACACTGCGAGTCGCGGGCGGGCGAGTCCTGCAGCCGGACTTCTCGGTCGCAGAGGGAGACGTACTCGTCGACCAGGACGCGGGCGAGATTCTCGACGTAGGGGTCGTCGCGGAGGGCGACGAACAACTGGACGCCGAGGGCTGTCTCGTGATGCCCGGGCTGGTGAACGCTCACTGCCACGCGGCGATGACGCTGCTGCGGGGGTACGCCGACGACAAACCGCTGGGGGCGTGGCTGCAGGAGGACATCTGGCCGGCGGAGGCCGAACTGGGCGCCGAGGACGTGCGAGCGGGGACAGAGCTCGCGCTCGTCGAGATGCTCAAGTCGGGGACGACGGCGTTCGCGGACATGTACTTCCACGTCCCGGAGGTCGCGGCGGCCGTCGAGACGGCGGGCGTGCGGGCGCGACTCGGCCACGGCGCCGTCACCGTCGGGAAGGACGAGGGAGACGCCGTCGCCGACAACGAGGAGAGCGTCGAGGTGGCGCGGGAGTTCGACGGCGCGGCAGACGGCCGCATCCGCACAGCGTACATGCCCCACAGCCTCACGACCGTCGGCGAGGAGTACCTCCGGGAGTTCGTCGGGCAGGCCCGCGAGGCGGGCGTCCCGGTCCACTTCCACGCGAACGAGACGACCGACGAGGTCGACCCCATCGTCGACGAGCGCGGCGTGCGCCCCCTCGAGTACGCCGACGACGTCGGCCTGCTCGAGCCCGAGGACTTCCTCGCGCACGGGGTCCACACCGACGCCGACGAAATCGAGTTGCTCGCCGAGCGCGGGGCGAGCGTCGTCCACTGCCCGGCGTCGAACATGAAACTCGCGTCCGGGATGGCGCCCGTCCAGGCGATGCGGGACGCCGGTGTGACCGTCGCGCTCGGCACGGACGGCGCGGCGTCGAACAACGACCTCGACCTCTTCGACGAGTTGCGGGACGCCGCGATGCTCGGCAAACTCGCGACCGGTGACGCCGCCGCGGTGCCCGCGGAGGCGGCCGTCGAGATGGCGACCGCAGGTGGAGCGCGAGCGCTCGGGTTCGACAGCGGGCGCATCGAGGCGGGGGCGAACGCGGACCTCGCGGTCGTCGACTTCTCGGCGCCCCACCTCACGCCGGTCCACGACTACGTCTCCCACCTCGCGTACGCCGCGACCGGGAGCGACGTCCGCCACACCGTCTGCGATGGCGAGGTGCTGCTGCGGGACCGCGAGGTGCTGCCCCTCGACGAGGCCGCCGTGCGGGAACGCGCGGCGGCCCGCGCCGCCACCGTCGCCGAGAGAGCGTAG
- a CDS encoding translation initiation factor 1A: MSDDSGRKNLRMPEEDEVFAEVTDMLGANRVQVRCADGTERTARIPGRMQKRIWIREGDVVLVEPWDWQDEKADVAWRYEKAEADQLREEGHIE, translated from the coding sequence ATGAGCGACGACAGTGGACGCAAGAATCTGCGAATGCCCGAGGAGGACGAGGTGTTCGCAGAGGTCACCGACATGCTCGGTGCGAACCGCGTTCAGGTTCGATGCGCCGACGGGACCGAGCGGACCGCCCGCATTCCCGGCCGGATGCAGAAACGCATCTGGATTCGTGAGGGCGACGTGGTGCTGGTGGAGCCGTGGGACTGGCAGGACGAGAAGGCGGACGTGGCGTGGCGCTACGAGAAGGCCGAGGCCGACCAACTCCGGGAGGAAGGGCACATCGAATGA
- a CDS encoding ATPase AAA (Part of the RFC clamp loader complex which loads the PCNA sliding clamp onto DNA; in Methanosarcina and Methanococcoides the RFC clamp loader is made up of two similar small subunits and one large subunit; a mutation in small subunit 1 eliminates the clamp loading activity), with protein MDDPLWIDTHAPSLADIPQADVRDRLQEAVDEPVNLVVYGPEGAGKTAAVRALAEEAHADPDNDLVELNVADFFGMTKKEVSEDPRFAPFISSKRRRNSSKADLINHVLKESASYAPVSGEYNTILLDNAEAIREDFQQALRRVMERHHEATQFIIGTRQPSKLIPPIHSRCFPVSMRAPTPEEIVAVLRDIVEAEGVDHDDDGLEFVAGYADGNLRKAVLGAQTTAEQAGEVTMNAAYETLGEVGSDDAVESMLDDAEAGEFTDARKTLDDLLVDEGMDGEEVLRDLLRVGRSRYSGGDLAELHVLAGDVEFDLTQGNSDRIQLGRLLAELGR; from the coding sequence ATGGACGACCCGCTCTGGATAGACACGCACGCGCCGTCGCTGGCGGACATCCCGCAGGCCGACGTGCGCGACCGCCTCCAGGAGGCCGTCGACGAACCCGTCAACCTCGTGGTGTACGGCCCCGAGGGCGCGGGGAAGACGGCCGCGGTGCGCGCGCTCGCCGAGGAGGCGCACGCGGACCCGGACAACGACCTCGTGGAGTTGAACGTCGCGGATTTCTTCGGCATGACGAAGAAGGAGGTCAGCGAGGACCCCCGCTTCGCGCCGTTCATCTCCTCGAAGCGCCGCCGGAACTCCTCGAAGGCCGACCTCATCAACCACGTGCTCAAGGAGTCCGCGAGCTACGCGCCGGTCTCCGGGGAGTACAACACCATCCTGCTGGACAACGCCGAAGCCATCCGCGAGGACTTCCAGCAGGCGCTGCGCCGCGTGATGGAGCGCCACCACGAGGCGACGCAGTTCATCATCGGGACCCGGCAGCCCTCGAAGCTCATCCCGCCGATCCACTCGCGGTGTTTCCCGGTGTCGATGCGGGCGCCGACCCCCGAGGAGATCGTCGCCGTTCTCCGCGACATCGTCGAGGCGGAGGGCGTCGACCACGACGACGACGGCCTGGAGTTCGTCGCGGGCTACGCCGACGGCAACCTCCGGAAAGCCGTGCTCGGCGCCCAGACGACCGCCGAGCAGGCGGGCGAGGTGACGATGAACGCGGCCTACGAGACGCTCGGCGAGGTCGGCTCCGACGACGCCGTCGAGTCGATGCTCGACGATGCCGAGGCGGGGGAGTTCACGGACGCCCGGAAGACCCTCGACGACCTGCTCGTCGACGAGGGGATGGACGGCGAGGAGGTGCTCCGGGACCTGCTGCGCGTCGGGCGCTCGCGGTACTCCGGCGGCGACCTCGCTGAACTCCACGTGCTCGCCGGCGACGTCGAGTTCGACCTCACGCAGGGGAACAGCGACCGCATCCAGCTCGGCCGCCTGCTCGCGGAACTAGGGCGGTAG
- a CDS encoding serine/threonine kinase, with translation MTDEFGLAEDTEGASGDEFEELDVRDTEADRIARRQDREFAEFRKRLKDNERFKLDDGAFDDATYAAIYKLVQDGYVGAFGGPISTGKEANVYEALDGEGGDVAVKVYRINASNFQQMRDYLEGDPRFEGIRGDKKAVVLSWTRKEFSNLMRAKAAGVRVPEPIAVQRNVLVMELIGREGDAASKLSDVDVENPDTAFDVVREYMRRLHSAGLVHGDLSEYNIVVYEGELVVIDVGQAVTVHHQNSDDFLRRDCRNVANFFAREGADADPGDLYDYITSHADPTTEGETTEGDGRGIEEADDPDAAEDADGSADPDAE, from the coding sequence GTGACCGACGAGTTCGGTCTCGCCGAGGACACGGAGGGAGCGTCCGGCGACGAGTTCGAGGAACTGGACGTCAGGGACACGGAGGCCGACCGCATCGCGCGGCGCCAGGACCGCGAGTTCGCGGAGTTCCGCAAGCGCCTGAAGGACAACGAGCGGTTCAAACTCGACGACGGCGCCTTCGACGACGCGACGTACGCCGCCATCTACAAACTCGTCCAGGACGGCTACGTCGGCGCGTTCGGCGGTCCCATCTCGACGGGGAAGGAGGCGAACGTCTACGAGGCGCTGGACGGCGAAGGCGGCGACGTGGCGGTGAAGGTCTACCGCATCAACGCCTCGAACTTCCAGCAGATGCGGGACTACCTCGAGGGCGACCCGCGCTTCGAGGGCATCCGCGGGGACAAGAAGGCCGTCGTGCTCTCCTGGACGCGCAAGGAGTTCTCGAACCTCATGCGCGCGAAGGCGGCGGGCGTCAGGGTGCCTGAACCCATCGCCGTCCAGCGGAACGTGCTCGTGATGGAGCTCATCGGCCGGGAGGGCGACGCTGCGTCGAAGCTCAGCGACGTCGACGTGGAGAACCCGGACACCGCCTTCGACGTGGTCCGGGAATACATGCGACGGCTCCACAGCGCGGGCCTCGTCCACGGCGACCTCTCGGAGTACAACATCGTCGTCTACGAGGGCGAACTGGTCGTCATCGACGTCGGGCAGGCGGTGACCGTCCACCACCAGAACAGCGACGACTTCCTCCGGCGGGACTGCCGGAACGTCGCGAACTTCTTCGCCCGGGAGGGCGCCGACGCCGACCCGGGGGACCTCTACGACTACATCACCTCGCACGCGGACCCGACGACTGAGGGCGAGACGACGGAGGGCGACGGCCGCGGCATCGAGGAGGCGGACGACCCGGACGCCGCGGAGGACGCCGACGGCTCGGCGGACCCCGACGCCGAGTGA